GTGgggatgtgggtgtgtgtgggtgtgtgggtgtgtgggtgtgtgggtgtgtgggtgtgtgggtgtatggGTGTATGGCCAATGGCCATTATACATTGTCATTGGCAGCTAGTTGGTCAGCTCCTGGTCCTGCAGCTTTGCCCTTCCCCTTGGAGACACCATCCAACAATTGTTCGTTTTGTATTGACAGTCGCGCAATTGCGGAGCTCCGCTCTGCTACATTTTTCTATCTAAGCTGTTCTTTCCTTCCACAggatttttttgtatttttgttttacacaGCGTTATGTGTGTCCTGCCAACGCTTTTGTGTCCTGCCAAGGACAGCGGCAGTCAGTCAGGGAGCGAAATGATTATTGCAAAACTTTTCGTCTAACTCTCGTGTTTCACCTCAAGCTCCTGCACCTTGGCatttttcggtttggtttttcattttccatttttcattttccattgccattgccattgccatttccatttgccgcCTTTCCATCGTCCAAGTTGGCGGGCAAATAAGAAAGTTTTAATGGCTATTATACATTGGCCATAATTCGTGTCCAACTTCCGTGCAAATAATGaggcaaaaaatgtaaaacacaATTTGCAGTCTAAGCAGTTTGGAGTGATTTTTAATGGCCCCACAGTTGGCGGATTCTTTTCCCGGGcaattatatttgatttcccCTAATGGCTGCAAAATTTGTCTCCTATACTTTAGCACACTTGAAAAGCTTCTTGAATAAGTTTGTATATTATAACGTATATATTAAACTGAAATGTGAACCTGTTTGTTTACCGATcgataatattattaaataaatattatttattaaattcttaGAATAAGAATTTCATTGATTAaattgtatgtacatatagtacACAAGAAGTGTTGAAATTGAATCCCTTATCATGTACCTTATCATTATAGTACTGAAAGTATCTGTTTAAGTACCACCGggaaatctttataaaatggCACTGTTCCACAATACTCTGAACAGTCTTGTAAAATGTTACCAAAGTTAACTGCACTCAGTGCCTTCCTGGCAATAATTTCTCTGTCTGCGGCCTACCAAATATCGACCAGTGTTATTGATGGTGCGTCTTAAGATTTATTTGCCAATTGATTGCTTTAAAGAGttaatttgtgtgtgtttcaaTTAGGTGTGGCAGCATATCTGAATACACCCACAGATCCATTCGTCAAGATCGGAGATAGTTATTACTTTATTGAAAGTAAGCGTGATATAAACTGGTATGGTGCCTTCGAGGCTTGTCGTCAAATGAACGCTGACTTGGTCGCATTTGAAGACTGGAAGGAACAGAAACTGGTATCTCAATACCTTGATGATAAGAAagataataaattttattggacTGCTGGCACCGACTTGGCCAAGCAGGActattttgtttggttttctacTGGTCAGCCCGTGGCTACGGATTTGTGGATGAAAGGAGAGCCAAATAATTTTGGAGGAATTGAGCACTGCGTTGAATTAAAATCCGATGGGGGAAGGGGACTGAATGACAGATCCTGCACCGACACGAACGGCTATATTTGCAAGGCACCGCAGCCGAAAACAGTTTCATTTATTGTGTGGTAAACCACTTgaaattctttaaataaaaattgcaactATCCAAAAGAAACTCATCGTTAAAGGATATTTTGTTCGTGCCCGAGAAATCGAAGTTATTAAATACTTCTAATAAGTTGCAGCTGAATGGAGGGAATTTTGGacaaaaaagttcaaaatCTCTCTACAAATAAGAAGATTCCTTGGACACCAATGACATAATCGAATTTACTACTGTATTAAATATACAGGTATGTCAGAACTACTTAAATGGTTGCtgaaaatccaattaattCCAATTTCACTCCCTGCTATtgttataataatttcaataaaatcgaaagcacacttttaaaatgtatatattgtagAAATGGAGAACAATGCGTTGTGCTAAAAACGTGTTTTGTATGCAATTCTATTTTAGCCAAACATTCAGGTGCCTCCAGgtgttttaaatgtttgatgtggcttttttttggtggcagcACTGTTTGTTTACCGTTCGATAATATTACTTATTAGATATttgtaaaatcccaaatgagaagactttactcgttgagtttttgtaagaaactaattttatttggaaatatcttcggtttaaataggtgacatgagaatcgcatcttagagtaaatggcctacgcagagGCCTAAGTAGGCCTAAGTAGTAtattacatgtttttgagcactgcacccttagataacaaaatcctaaatataaattatcgctctcgattcatttgcataagatatgaacggagcccaaaattgtaagtctttaaatatattcgtgttcatgtGTGAACATATTAATGTACTTAGTACACGAGCAGTGTTAAAGTTAAATCCCTTATCATGTACCTTATCTTTATAGTACTGAAAGTATCTGTTTAAGTACTATCgagaaattattataaaatggcACTGTTCCACAATACTCTAAACAGTcttgaaaaatgatttcaaaGTTAACTACACTGAGTGCCTTCCTGGCAATAATTTCTCTGTCTGCGGCCTACCAAATATCGACCAGTGTTATTGATGGTGCGTCTTAAACTTTATTTGCCAATTGATTGCTTTAAAGAGTTAATTTCTGTGTGTTTCAATTAGGTGTGGCAGTATCTCTGAATAAACCCACAAATCCATTCGTCAAGATCGGAGAAAGTTATTACGTTGTTGAAAATAAGCGTGAATTAAACTGGTATGATGCCTTCGAGGCTTGTCGTCAAATAAACGCTGACTTGGTCGCATTTGAAGACTTGAAGGAACAGAAACTGGTATCTCAATACCTTGATGATAAGAacattatacaaaatttttGGACTGCTGGCACCGACTTGGCCAAGCAGGActattttgtttggttttctacTGGTCAGCCCGTGGCTACGGATTTGTGGATGAAAGGAGAGCCAAATAATTTTGGAGGAATTGAGCACTGCGTTGAATTAAAATCCGATGGGGGAAGGGGACTGAATGACAGATCCTGCACCGACACGAACGGCTATATTTGCAAGGCACCGCAGCCGAAAACAGTTTCATTTATTGTGTGGTAAACCACTTgaaattctttaaataaaaattgcaactATCCAAAAGAAACTCGTCCTTAAAAGATAATGTGTTCGTGCCCGAGAAATCGAAGTTATTAAATACTTCTAATAAGTTGCAGCTTCCGTTTGCCACACAATGGCCCATGTACAAATGCTCTCCAGATCCTGCTGCTCCAAAAGAAGACAAAGTGTTGAAGTTCCCGTGGAGTTCTGTTGATGGATTAGCACACTTGGGGATGGGTCCTGCTGCCAGCCAAGGATAATTGCcttgtgggtgggtgtgcgTGGGCCGAAATGAATGGAATGAGAGAGGGGCAAACAATATACGTAGAACACATTAACAATATCCGTTCGATGAACGTGTGTATCAACGCCATATCGATGTCAAAGCGGGCGAATTTCGGGGGGAGTGATGGATATGGAATAGGATGGAAAATGAGCGGAAAATGGGGGCTCAAGCTGCCGACCAACCAGGcagacaacaacaagaacaatgTGTTGCTTGTTGcgccttgttgttgctgcatgATGAATGATTGTGGCTGGGCCATTGGCAAAATGGACAGCGAACAACGGACAAACATGCTGACAGGCGGCCTCGGCTTGTATTTGAGTacacggtgcgtatgcgtaatgcgtGAAAGGAGTGGGCTGGCGAGAGCACAAggggaaaataataattcatcATGCCCGGGGCAAGTCTGCcctatatatgcatatgtacacatatatacacatgctatgtacatatgtatagaaGTGTATCTGCCTTATTTTGGGACTTTCGTATTTTTAcatttggcaaatgaaattgacggcaaatcaattgaaattgtgTACAAATATATAAGCTTATACAAGAATGCCTTTGTCAGACTTTGGGCCACCTCGATTTGACTTCAACGCCAGTTCagacaaaaatgaaatcattcaTGTGCATTGAGGCGTACGCCATAAATACAGAAGCCAGTGTTTAAATAGAATCAGCTGAAAAGAACAGTCAGAATTGCTCAATTTGTTCATGTGAAGTGAAAATCCAGTTATGATTATATAAAGgctcaaatatttaaactctTTTAGGGTACTCTAAATATAATACGACATTTTCATAGATAGAACAGTTCGATTAAGGATTTATTTCTTTCGAAGCAACATAATTCACTTAAAAAACAAGGGTAAGTCCCTTTTCGTCTCTGCTCAACTGGAATGGCTGGAGATTTACTGATGAAATTGATTTCGTGCCATTGATTTCTTAACACCCAATAAGTCCCTACTTAAATGTCCATCATTGTCATCAGGAAGTTTCGTTGAGCAACCCAAGagcacatatatatacaaaagaGACCACATATAACAACCTAAGCGGCTTAAAGGAGCAttaggcaaatgaaaatactCAACGGCAAAAATGTGTGGCCTtctttcgattcgatttgctGTCCTTCAACTTGGCCtctatttgatatattttttaattagctaAAATGCACACTAAGCTGTGGAATTCTACATTTCCACAGCTTAAACTGCGAGTGAAGGCTTTAAAATAGAGAAAGAACAAATGGAAAGTGGTTTCTGCGAGTCTGGCTGCCTTATTAGCGTCTGCTTTGTCTTTTCCAAAGGCACCAAACAATGCCACACAGTCGCCCCAAATAATGAGAATTATGGCATTCCACAGCCGCGCCTACAGAAAGTCCTgccctccacctccacctccgctGCTCCAGTCCTCCTCCGAACTCCTGCCCCTGAAACGCAGCCGTGCGCCATTTAACAAACATTCCGTTAATCTGCTACACTTGGCAGCGCCATGGCCACGAGCCCGCCTCCCACATCCGCTCCTTTATCCTGATCCTGCGCCTGTACTTGTGCCTCCTCCGGTTCGGCCAGCTTGGCTTTTTAGCCGACAGAAAGAATGGAGGGAATTTTGGacaaaaaagttcaaaatCTCTCTACAAATAAGAAGATTCCTTGGACACCAATGACATAATCGAATTTACTACTGTATTAAATATACAGGTATGTCAGAACTACTTAAATGTTTGCtgaaaatccaattaattCCAATTTCACTCCCTGCTATTGTTAAATCGAAAgcacacttttaaaatgtatatattgtagAAATGGAGAACAATGCGTTGTGCTAAAAACGTGTTTTGTATGCAATTCTATTTTAGCCAAACATTCAGGTGCCTCCAGgtgttttaaatgtttgatgtggcttttttttggtggcagcACTGTTCGTTTACCGTTCGATAATATTACTTATTAGATATttgtaaaatcccaaatgagaagactttacccgttgagtttttgtaagaaactaattttatttggaaatatcttcggtttaaataggtgacatgagaatcgcatcttagagtaaatggcctacgcagagGCCTAAGTAGGcctaagtagtagtttacatgtttttgagcactgcacccatgtcgccttagataacaaaatcctaaatataaattatcgctctcgattcatttacataagatatgaacggggcccaaaattgtaagtctttaaatatattcgtgttcatgtGTGAACATATTAATGTACTTAGTACACGAGCAGTGTTAAAGTTAAATCCCTTATCATGTACCTTATCTTTATAGTACTGAAAGTATCTGTTTAAGTACTATCgagaaattattataaaatggcACTGTTCCACAATACTCTAAACAGTcttgaaaaatgatttcaaaGTTAACTACAATGAGTGCCTTCCTGGCAATAATTTCTCTGTCTGCGGCCTACCAAATATCGACCAGTGTTATTGATGGTGcgttttaaactttatttgccAATTGTTTGCTTTAAAGAGTTAATTTCTGTGTGTTTGAATTAGGTGTGGCAGTATCTCTGAATAAACCCACAAATCCATTCGTCAAGATCGGAGAAAGTTATTACGTTGTTGAAAATAAGCGTGAATTAAACTGGTATGATGCCTTCGAGGCTTGTCGTCAAATGAACGCTGACTTGGTCGCATTTGAAGACTTGAAGGAACAGAAACTGGTATCTCAATACCTTGTTGGTAAGAacattatacaaaatttttGGACTGCTGGCACCGACTTGGCCAAGCAGGActattttgtttggttttctacTGGTCAGCCCGTGGCCACGGATTTGTGGATTAAAGGGGAGCCAAATAATGCTGGAGGAAATGAGCACTGCGTTGAATTCCAATCCAATGTGGGATTGGGACTGAATGACAAACCCTGCACCGTCGCGAGGGGCTATATATGCAAGGCACCGCAGCCGAAAACAGTTGCATTTACCGTGTGGTAAACCACTTgaaattctttaaataaaaattgcaactATCCAAAAGAAACTCATCGTTAAAGGATATTTTGTTCGTGCCCGAGAAATCGAAGTTATTAAATACTTCTAATAAGTTGCAGCTGAATGGAGGGAATTTTGGacaaaaaagttcaaaatCTCTCTACAAATAAGAAGATTCCTTGGACACCAATGACATAATCGAATTTACTACTGTATTAAATATACAGGTATGCCAGAACTACTTAAATGGTTGCtgaaaatccaattaattCCAATTTCACTCCCTGCTATtgttataataatttcaataaaatcgaaagcacacttttaaaatttatatattgtaGAACTGGAAAACAATGAGTTGTGCTAAAAACGTGTTTTGTATGCAATTCTATTTTAGCCAAACATTCAGGTGCCTCCAGgtgttttaaatgtttgatgtggctttttttttggtggcagcACTGGtgtagtgtgtgtgttgtgggtGTGTTACCTCATGCAGTAGAGCTCGGCGATGTTGTCCTCGTTGTTACTGCTTATTGTTGtgcttttattgttatggccATGTTTTTTTCCCAGTCCCGCGCCTGCTcttttctgtttgctgtttcATTTGGCGGCATTGTTGCGTCTACCAAACCCCTGGCCCAGCCACCCCCCCTCGCCCACATTAATGtatatgggtgtgtgtgtgtgtgtgagttgccTTTGTCTTTAGTGCTAAGCGTTTTACGTTTATGATCCCAACTCAGGCCCAGACacacagaaaccgaaaccgaaaacagacagacggacggagcCCTGAATTCCTGTCCTGACCCCGCCCACGGGCTTATGTGGCGCTTACAAATGACTTTTGAATTGCATTCCGGTTATTGCCACTCATTCGAGCGCAAATTATGCACTTAAGGTCCTTTTCTGACACCCACGCCCTCAATCGTCctggggaaaaaggaaaaattcgATTGCTTTTCCCCTTAAATGTGTCACGTTTTGAGTTTGTTCTACTTCTAATATTTGCTCAAATATTTACCAGGATTACGTGCCTGGCCTTGGCAAAAGATGTCCTGGCCTGAAAACCAGCGATAAGATCGTTGGGTTCCCTAAGCTGCTCCCGTATCCCCATCTACTGCTCCATTTTCGATGTTAATAATTTACTGTCAACTTGTATATTTATTGCTTAATCACTCGGAAGACCACAGATAATGCGGCAAAATGTGTGTGGTTGCTGGTGGCCTCTCCATAAATCAAACTTGTTCGCCAAATGTAGTCAATTTGTAGTCAAAAGTCAGAGGTAATAAAAGCAGTGATGTCcctaattgaaaatattgcaAGTATTATActctatatatttctatatttaatatttaattttaaaatttaattctgAATATTCCCTATGCCTTTAAAAGCCTGttacaaaaatgtgttttttattattaatcaaTATTTACATTATAATTTTTGGCCGTGTAGAATATCTCTTGAGCACACACAAAACCTATTTCGCCCATTGCAATCAATGGGGATTAGGACGAATTAAAGTCAGAGAAATTGAACCAGAAAGCAAAGGGAGAGGAATTTCAACATATAATTACATTTATGCCCATTTTGTCGGATAATCGCTCACTAAATGAATATCATTTTAAATGAAGGTACgtgtaaatttatttaaagtctACTGGAAATTAAAGACCCAAACTAAAGATTAACATAGCTTAGGCTTATACTTTAAAAGTACGTGCAATGCTCTTTAGCTATTAAATTAAGTTAGATTAGTTTCAAATGGCCCTATTTTTAATATGGTCCAAAGGACATAAAACAGCTTTCCTTTTTAGTGTCCGCCAAGCCAATGATTATCCTAGGCAACCCATAAAAAGTGCCATTAGACGTCTTCTATGGTAAACCACTTTGGCAGCTGGCTTTGGCCAAAAGCCGGCAAAGTAGTTAAATTAACAACTAatttaaaacagtttttatGTGGCAGTCGCACAAATGGCTCGCCTCCTCCGCTGCTCGGCGCACAAATAGCCATGTCACTGGCTGTCCAAGGACTCACTTTTGTGCCACTTtgggtggtggtagtggtggtggtgctgggggtggtgctgttggtgttggtcGCCTGTCATGCGAGTGGACAGCGATGTCTAGACAAATTTATAACGACTGTTGTTATCCTGTTGGCGGCATTCGGCGATGGCAGCATTCCGCAGCGGACATTTAATTTTGACACCAAGATTGACAAATGCTGGCGGGGTTTTGGGTCAGCTGCCAGGGCCATCAGATGCCGCTTGGTGTGTCATTTGTGTCAGTGAAGTCAAGTGTCAATTAAATGCCCTGTGGGCCACACTTTATTTTGCTACCACTACGACCgccacatggcgtatacgtaatttacTTCACCGCATTCCGCCACAACAAATGACATTAAGAGGAAAGCCCTCTTCAGTGCTCCTTTCCTGCAAGCTGACACTTGACTTGTGCttcctgtttgtttttgttcgcaTATGTACCATCTGTATCCTTTACAGCGGCGTTAAAGTGCCAAGCAAAGAAGTATAATGAAAGCGCcacaaagtatgcaacagaaACACGCATACATGCACGGGAAATAAACGTCGCTTGAGTTAACAATTACTGACACCATTAAAGttgcctgccacgcccaccgcccacacaaGAACGCCCAGCGCCCTCAAGCTTTTTGTTTCGCAACGGCTGTGTTTATACACAAAAAACGCAATACTGCATTACGTTAAAGTAGTTGGCAAAAAATGGGATTGCACTGAAGAAAGGAAGCaaattatgtatgtttattataGCTCTACCTTCATTTTGGATTTTAAACGacacattttttaatgtgATTTTCAATCCCCAAGTAATCCcgtttatatacatttttcagtTTCCGAAAATAGTTACAACTATTTGAATCATCTtctttttctcgcagtgcagtcTTCTTGCAGCTTCATCTCCATTATCCTCAGCTCGCCTCATTTTTGCGCCTTGCTTTTGTCTTTGAGGGTCgatgcatgtgtgtgggtgtgctaGCGGGGGTGTCACTGTACAGTGCACACAGTACAACTTGCTACGTGCCCGGCTCAGTGTTTGTATGCTTGTGACATGTGCCTGGCACAGATTGCGCATTGTCTGCAGCAGGCAACTCACATTTTCTGTGGTCCTGCAACTTTTTGTCCTGCAGCCCAACGACAACGAGGCTGCAACGAGCATTTTATGCAAACGAcggcaaacttttgccacaaTTGAGCAAATTGCTGTCCGGAAATGTGCTTTGATTCAATAGCCATGGGCCAGGACACAAGGCACAGGACGCGTCCGAAACTTTTGGCCCACCAAGTAATTTAGAAGTCCATTCGCCCCCGAAGTTGCAGCGGCCGCCCCCCAAAAGTGTATTTATCATAATGCCAATGGCTCTCGCCACTCCAAACTGCAACATTGCCAAGATGAATGGGGAGGGGGCTGCAGCTGGCGCCATTAACCCATTAAAAGCCCACAACAAGGACCGCATCACGTAGTTGCCGGGCATCGTACACCGAAAGGAAGTTTTGTACCATCTGAGGTTTTACTTTTACAATTTATGCGTGCTGACTTGTTAATAAGGCCAATTGACTTACAGCAAAAGGAGTTTGTtccataaaatgaaaataaatgtaaattttatttgaatattgcCTCCatttttcgcgcagtgtagcAGACTGCATCAGGTATCCGGATGGATCTCGAGCGCCGCAAACACAGCACGTAGCCACTTCTGTTGAGCACGGCCAACCCGACAGATTCGAAAGGGTTGAGGTGGAGCAGGGGCTACAGGGGGTTGCAGGACTCAAAGTGGGTTGAAGGGGAAGAAGAGCAGTTATGTTCGGTCgagcacacccacacacagacacactcacgcacacacaggcagTAGCAGGTATTGCATTGTGGCCATTAAATCAGAGTTAACAACTGCCTGTTCCCCTGCGCACAATGggccaaataaaatagagaTAAATTCTGCTTTTATAGGAGATAAAGTATGGTTATCAAGTTGTTACAAAGTCTCCAAAAATAGCCacttattatatttaaaagataCTTTAAGCatatcaaaaatatgtattcaaGCAACACTTCcaccatttttaaaatagttaaGCGTGTATAAATACAAATGGTTAAAGGACAACAACTGGTTATACTTTCCATTCATTGTAAGCAGGGTGAATgtaatataaaacatattgtATCCCTTCAAATACTGCACAAGTCAAGCTGAGGAAACCCCTCCGGCTGGCAATGCTTTCAAGGATCCGCCAGGTCAGCTTCACTTCCCCACTGTATGCCATTCACCTGACCTGTTTGCATTGGCCCCGCGCTcctggagcagctgcatccGCCAGCCTGCAGCAGTTGAAATCACGACGACGAAAAAAGATTAAACTGCGGCAACAACTTTGGCTTTATTTGCAaaaaagtgcagcagcaaggtgggtggttggttggctggccaaaaaacaattatttgtttaaacgGGGAAGGGGGAAAGTGTGTAGTGTATATTTATTCTAAGGCCAGAGGCAccaggccacgcccacgccaacGCCCATTCACAAGGACGAAAGGCATGGGCGTGGATGGGGGCGAGAGGGAGGTAAGAACAGTGACAGGCGAAATAAATTGAGGGAGGTAAACGCCAGCAGACGCCACCTAGCGGACGGTGTCAGCGAAACGGCAACATATGCGGGGGCCACCTGTTGTTGTAGTTATTCCTGCAATCGCTGCTCCCCTCTCACACTATTTCCGTCCCTGTCTGCCACTGCCTTTCATTTCGTCCCgcagttttatttcatttcacttttccaTTCGCTTTGTTGGTTCTCCTACCACCCTTCGCCTtgattttcccattttcccagcaTTTTTCTAGcattttcccctattttcCCAGCAGTTTCATCTCTTTTATTTCGTGCTGAGTTGTTTTACGTTTTGTAATTGAATACTTTAAGTGATTTCTGCTTTGACTTTTCGCTGGTTAAttgacaaaaaaacaaaactagtCTTAGCAAGGGCGCATCAACTTATTTTAGCTTTGAAAAGCGTCACTTAGGCGAATTGAAAagatttatttgcaaattaaatgaaaaggtTTCTTAACCGATTCAGAGAGATCATTTCGACCCAGTGAGTTGTAAATAGATGAGTAATTGGTGACATTGGTTTGATTTGTTCGTGTGCTGGCAGCGTAAGCTAAAACGAATTCCCAGTAATCGGACAAAGTTAATGAAACAAATTCCTGGTAAATTAGAAAAGTCCTTGAAtggtttaatttgtaattggcTCAGTGGGTAGTTATCTTCTAGTGATTTATAAGGtacaataatgaaaaaaatcatATCGGGATCAGTTTCCTTTTAATGTTGTTAACTATACTATTCCTATGTTCCATTGCACACAGTttaaaaggaataaataacgttttggaaaacaaaaaagttctGAActgaccccgacgtgatttGAACACGCAACCTTCCGATCTGGAGTCGGACGCGCTACCGTTGCGCCACGGAGTCTACGTGAAAAACGCTACCCGAAACAGGAATATAATGCTCTATTGCTGATACTCGCGTGCCTAAAAATAATACCCTACTAAATAAAGTGTACCGACTTTtccgtcgttgttgttgttggtattGCCGTCGACGTCATTGCGTCCATTCACTTTTACTGCCCCCCAATTGCAGCCCGCCTTCAAATTAGTTTGCCTCGTTAAATTAGTTGCTTTCGGCTTTGTGTTTGCCTTCAGCCAATATAATACCATTGTGGgagaatatatatagaatGCATATGATGCTCTATTACATGTTTCATttactaaaaaaatatataattttttcttcttcacttCACTATATTGATAAAcagaaaatcataaatataaatgcgaTTAACTTAGATTAGATAAGCCATGGCGCCGACTGCGCTGCCAGTGCTACTGCAGCAGAATTATCAGCTTAGCCAACTTTTAGCATAATAAAAACTGG
This genomic stretch from Drosophila teissieri strain GT53w chromosome 2L, Prin_Dtei_1.1, whole genome shotgun sequence harbors:
- the LOC122616598 gene encoding C-type lectin 37Da-like, whose amino-acid sequence is MLPKLTALSAFLAIISLSAAYQISTSVIDGVAAYLNTPTDPFVKIGDSYYFIESKRDINWYGAFEACRQMNADLVAFEDWKEQKLVSQYLDDKKDNKFYWTAGTDLAKQDYFVWFSTGQPVATDLWMKGEPNNFGGIEHCVELKSDGGRGLNDRSCTDTNGYICKAPQPKTVSFIVW
- the LOC122616616 gene encoding C-type lectin 37Da-like, with translation MISKLTTLSAFLAIISLSAAYQISTSVIDGVAVSLNKPTNPFVKIGESYYVVENKRELNWYDAFEACRQINADLVAFEDLKEQKLVSQYLDDKNIIQNFWTAGTDLAKQDYFVWFSTGQPVATDLWMKGEPNNFGGIEHCVELKSDGGRGLNDRSCTDTNGYICKAPQPKTVSFIVW
- the LOC122616623 gene encoding C-type lectin 37Da-like, yielding MISKLTTMSAFLAIISLSAAYQISTSVIDGVAVSLNKPTNPFVKIGESYYVVENKRELNWYDAFEACRQMNADLVAFEDLKEQKLVSQYLVGKNIIQNFWTAGTDLAKQDYFVWFSTGQPVATDLWIKGEPNNAGGNEHCVEFQSNVGLGLNDKPCTVARGYICKAPQPKTVAFTVW